In Thunnus thynnus chromosome 4, fThuThy2.1, whole genome shotgun sequence, the DNA window atatgtaaataaataaaattataactagataaataaatgtgtgtataaatgaataagtaaattaattaataaattaataaaacaaattacaaataacAGAGTTATTTGTAACAGAGTTATTTATTAAATAggtaaattaataaatataaaaatgtgtaaacatATATACGGGCAGTCCACGCCTttttgaagagtttaccaacttttatgtaaatagtgtcacggctcttgtcaatcggatgattttgttttattgaccTAGGGAGTTGAACTACCAGAgggcagcattgcagatgttcaggacagctacaaataccttgggatccCGCAGGCAAATGGGAACCATGAGGAGGCCGCAAGGAAGCCTAAGAGCCTTCATCAAGAACTCAATGGGGCTGTGGAAAACGACTCTGGAGGCCAACTCAAAGCCAATtgcacaagttaccatcaagtgcggcatataccaaggtgatgcactatcctcactgctgttctgcatagCCCTGAACCCCCTCAGCCAGATCATCTCAAAGAGTAGCTACGGATACTGGTTCCGAAgtggaacaaccatcagtcacctcctctacatggatgacatcaagctgtatgccaggaatgagcgAGACATCGACTCACTGATATACATCGCCAGGATCAACAGAAACATTCAAAGTAGATAAGTGTGGTCGGATGGTATCTAGgagagggaagatgatcagAACAGAGGGGGTTGAACtaccagaaggcagcattgcagatgctcaggacagctacaaataccttgaGATCCCGCAGGCAAATGGGAACCATGAGGAGGCCGCAAGGGAGTCAGCTacagccaaatacctacacagagtaaTGCATGTCCTGAAAAGTgggctgaatgggaagaacaagatacgAGCCATCAACACATACGTCCTGCCAGTCAGTAGATACCCCGCTGGTAtaataagctggccaaaggagAACatagaggccactgatatcaagacaaggaagctcctcacaatgcatgaggggtttcatcccaagtccagcaccctgagactgtacactaagcggaacgagggaggccgaggactggtgagcatcagagccactgtccaggatgaaacaaccaagatccaggaatacatcaggaagatgaactgctaagtgaatGTCCCAGGAAGCAGAAAcccgatgatgcagaggaggaggaggaaccatcatggagggacaagtCCCTACATGGCATGTACCAACGACAGATAGAggaagtggctgatatcaagaaatcctacctagaaacagcaacatcaggaagaaggaacacgagaagctcaaaaaataccaagggctgaaaagatgtggggagtaaaagcagcagtggtgccagtggtaattggagcactgggggctgtgacccacaaactgggagagtggctccagcagattccaggtacaacatctgaggtctctgttcAGAAGAGcacagtcctaggaacagctaagatactgcgtagaaccctcaaactcccaggccccaagcttgaggaagacacacctcACGCTTGAGGGGTACACACATACTTAattttggatttatttatttatggtgacAATTAGcattaaattacataattatttatttattcatttatttaagcatttaattatataattatttatgtaattatatatttagtttctgCCACCATAAGCGGCGACAAACAGCAGCTGCCAGTGAGGTATCTACGTTTCTATATCTATTGATGTGGCACTTAGGCTATAACTTACCACTTCCTCTTGGCAGAGCCACACCTGACAGCGCCTCCAGCACAGAGCTCTTCCCCGAGCTTTGGTCTCCAATCACGGCGATAGCAGGCAGCGCCAAGTCCTTCTCTACACCCAGAGAGCGAAGAGAGTCAATGAGGTCAATGCAGGGACGCACCTTCTCCTCATACTGTTGGTTCAGAGAGTTCATGATAATTATTTGTTGTTTCCTGTAAAcaaatgatgttttaaaaatgaacaacacTGCTGGATGAAAGTCCTCACTGAGCTCTGTCCCTGACAAGCTGCGAGCTTCAGTGTCTAAACTGTGAGCCAGATGCGGCTATTGTCAGTGACGCTCAAACCAGGTGAAAGAAATGGAAACTTAAGTTAGGTTTCGTTTCATGCCTCTTTCTATTGACGAAACTTAACCCGAAGGCATAAATGAAACTATTCATTGAACACACTAGTTTCATTGAAAAACGATTTTTCTGGGCCTACAGCTGCTCAGGCTATGTGCAAAAGTCTGTATCCAGGGCACCTATTTTCTGTGCTTTCTatacaactaaataaaaaaaatgtctttttaaatgaagaacattttctcattttcattttctttgtttttacagcttgcTTTTACAGGACACTAATGTGCTTAACAAATATTCTCCCAAAATAAagattgggggggggggggggggggggggggggggttgtgttgCTGCCTGTCACTGCCCTCTGACTCttggtaaaaatgtagaaaacttCACACATCAAACTGACTCATGACTGCCAAGTGATGAACAGTAAACGCGTTGTACTTTAGCTCCCTCCTGTGGTTTTACAGAGGAAATAATGATGACAAAACCAACTCTGACTCCCTCGATTTGACAGCAGTACTTCATGCAGTCCTAACATGATCAAGAGATCATTTtggtttcatacaaatattttaacaaagtaAATTGACTCTCTTGACATCTCTTTGATGTGTCATCAATGAGCAAATGTGGTTTGAAGGGCCTGAGCTGCATCAATGATGTAAATACAAAGTTGATGAAATCCACCCCAGTAACTGTCCAACAATCGTAGAACTATCTAGTTATAGATTTTCTTTGATAACCAATAATGATTGCTTTTCTCAACTATCTCTATTGCATACAGTGAATTTTCATTATAAAAACCCCATCAGCCTGGAAACCTTGGTTAACCTGGCTAACCTTAACGTTAGTTAATTATTCCAAATATGAAGtgcatacattttacatttcataagTTATGCAGACAGACATGCATCTAAAAATCCACCATCTTCGTAAATAATTGAACCAGACCGCCATGGACAATTGTCAACTTTattcaaaaatacatacaaaaagtAACCTTAGACAAAGTCAAAATCATCTAAAAGTGGTTCACTTCATTTATTCCACTCAAGACCACTACATGTTCATTCACCATTCTCTGCAGGGCTCTCCTGATTGTTGTCATCATTGTCTGATTTCTCATCATCTAGGAAAGATGAAAATGATTAGTGGGGAACAGGTATCTATACAAATGTAACAGATTAACAATTTCTGGTTCTATTGAGAATGTGACATAGGCGACCTGAAGATCTAAACCTTGAATTAGATTGAAAGcctgttaaaaacacaaacaagtatGACACCCAAAACTGTCCTTATTTACTCACTCTCAAGTGTCTGCTGTAGTTCCTGTATGGTACTGAGTAGCACATGGAACTGCTTCTTCCTTAACTCCAACTGAGTGGGACAAAAGGGagattaaaaacaatgaaattaagACATCacttcaaatgaaaacattacgGGTTTAAATAGAAGAGCGATGAAATAATGTATATTTGGCTTTACCTTTGCATCCACATTCTCCTTGATGTGAGACAGCTGCTGGAGTTCTTTGTCAAGTGCCTCCAACTGTCTGTAAACACATAATCTGATTAACATAACAGCCACAACTGCTCTGACATGTGGAGCAGAACAACTCATCAATATTTAGATGAAACAAATGACAGAGGCTGACTTACTTTAGAGTTTCGTGACGATCTGGATGTTGCTGGATGACCTTGGCCAGAGCGTCATACTCTGGaaggaaagaacaaaaaaaaacaactttagaACAAGCAGAAAATCAAACTAGCTCAAACTAACCACTAATATTTTCCTAGATAATCCTGACAACCCTTATTACCACCATCTCttctaaaactaaaatattatCTATTCTCCATCCATAATTGCAAATATGGAAATATAGAAGATAATTTGTCAACAACTTGTGTACAATTAGTGCCAAGAACTCACTGGATCCCACATGTTTGCTGatgaaattgtatttttcactgtttaatttaaatatttgtatatatctCATCATAAAGCATTTCAAAAATTCCAAATTGTTAGCTATGTCTCATAAATTACAGTTGAGACTGCAGTTATATACAGAAACATAgtgtaaaacaaacttttactATCCTCCTCAAGAAaatttgctttcattttaaactgtaatattttgtttttacttctaCATGGTGGGACAACACCTCCAATAACACTTCACAAACTCTTGCAAATACAGCAATTGTCTGAACCAATCTGGAGcacagaagaaaatattttaaaatatcctTACCTTGGCGGTTCTTTCGTATTCTCTTTGCTCTCTGAATTTCTTTCTTGCATTCGGCTATCTTCTCATGTGCAGATGTGATATTTTGTTCTGCAATGTGGACAACAAGGTGGTCAAAAAGGTTATTGTGTTCAAACTTGGTCAAAGGGAAACTTTGGGATTTCTCAACCCCTATTTTCCTATTATTTTGTATCCAAGTGactacagtgtttcccctataattgcaCAGGCCTGGTTGGCCGCCAGaccaacgagaacccccgccaggccaaaaaatgtttttttcaatgccaataataacgccaaatatccattcattcggaaatcaatagggTTTGGTAGCCTCTGTGCAGGgctgttccaaaacatgagtcaacctttgtgttgtttacttgggaaactcttggtagcgtagctcATTTTAAGGAATAGAGCAGTACGTAATGTGCACTCATAGTAAGTGGCTGGTTGAGTGAGAGAgcaagcagcagaaaagtgatgggGAATGcaagtggagcagaggaaaaggttagcagtgagttgtcaatctggcaataaatgtacagtacgggctacagtgtgtcagttaataaatactgcagcttgtcaagaccaaaaAAAGCGAAGGAAGTTAGCTctaaagttagcaacaatgggtcaGTCAACCTAGAGGAAACACTGGACTAAatggtctgtttgttattgtgtctaaccaagtgtcactcaaggagaagtctcacTCTGAAATCTCATGAGAGTAAAGTTGTTGCAGGAAGACAACAGTGGAAACGTGAATGAGAGTTGAAGAGGATTGCTGGGAGGAATTTGTGGTGTTGAAGTACAGAAAGCAAAGCTTAGttttatctaaaagattttcaaagtcatggctaAATATAGGCTATATATAGCTGATTATTTAGCTGTCTTCctgcaacaactcaactcttgcAAGATTTCAGAGTGAAATCTTATAACAACTATCCGAACCTGTCAGTGgtaaaaacaagcacttttagtacACGTACATTGACGGGGCACTATTGCCCCagaggattacattgcagcctgcTTTGCGGCTGCTGCCTGAAGTGTTCCTTTAATACTGGactaatttcaaaaattgttttctccattagtcacttagacacaaaatgatgtgaaaatagggtccaggttgaaaaatcctGAAGTTTtcctttaacacacacaaactgactcTGATGGTCAGGTTCTTAGAGTTACAACATAGAAAGTATGAAATGCATGAACATAGATATGCAGTACCAGTctaaagtttggacacatcgaatgagaaagtgtgtccaaactcttgactattactgtatattatatacagtactggtcaatacactgtatattatatacagtactggtaaataatatacagtactgtgtacATATACAGAATTGAAAGAGGGTGTGAGTTGTAAATATCAGTTgtctttcagaaaaaaaatctacctaTATTCGTGTAGATTTTCTCATAATTTTCCATTTCCCGAAGATTCATGTCATACACCATCAAGGTCTTCCCCATGGAGAATTCACACTGGGCCAGTGTACCCAGCATCCTCTGGTACTGTGTGAATCTGAATAAAATTACAAGACGGTTTATGAGTTAAAGCAAATTCCTCCTCACACTTTCATGGAAATACCTGAAGACAAAAGTCGAAGGCCGTGACCTACGGAGCTCACTCACCCTTCCTCCGGGCTCCCAGGAGAGTTGCACCACTTGGTGAAACTCTTCAACAGCACATTGATTCGGCGGTCATCTCCAGCTCCGTCCCCGTCGATAAGAAGACGCTTCCGAATAACTTCATCTAGAATAGAACCGACAGCAGGTAAATTAAAGAGCCGCTGAGCTAGCTGGTAGCTAACAAGTCTGCTGTGTATTAGCTGTTTTCAAAACAAGCTGCGTCTATGTGTAGGTTTGGTTCATTTTTGACAGTGTGGCTTGGTACATAATGATACTTTAAGACCTTCGGCACTCATTTCTATTCATGAATTTGAACAGAGagttgaaataaattaattaaacagtTACTTGCCATCTGTAACAGCTCCCATGTCTGTACTATGGATGTATTCGCTGAAAAAACTTTATTGAACAGCAGGAAATCAACAAAGCAGCTCCGCCTCTGACGACAGACGGCGGTGATTGGCCAGAGAAGCGAACAAGcgttaaagtttttttttaaagctttatttacaAATAAGGTTAAACACATGGCTGTATGAGGTCGTACTATACATCCATGGGTAAATATCCCCTTATAATACTCACAACACATCCATGCTCCAGACGTGTAttaagacacacaaaaatactctgcttggatcAATAATGTCTCTCTGATATcgttttttcaaaaaacaatgacaacaacaacaaaaacaataattaccatgttaaaatccCTAACATTACAtctactctttctctctcgtttGAAATTCTGGactctatgaatatgcaaatatttttcattaaaaaagttgaactgctggacacaagatgtcttctccttcactgtaaagtcaattttcagtgtatgtgtacTGGAGgattcaagtttccacatcacacttgcaTAAGTTGTATattggaccacaattggctccaaactagttgtgatgtcacaaatcgtgctcataggcccaccccttaaaatttgattttcagtGAGTACAGAGAagtttccactttcagcaggtaaatttgaaaacagccttctagtgtcaaactctgcagatacatcattctgcacaatgaagctcaaacatccaaccgaaggaacaaaaggaaaaacatatttttgagtggaagggaaTTTGAAAATTGGGGAATAAAACAAGactataaacaaaaaaagtcttaaaggcatgaaaaaaagaagGCTTTTCCCCCCAAATTTCCTACTCAATATAATTACAGTCATTAATTAAGTGTGTTACATTTGGTTGAGTTTCATTATATTTGCATGAGTGGTATGTTATTTACCCCGTAATAATGTCAAATGAACTAAACCTTAGATTTTTATATGTGACTTGTCAATGTAGAAGAGAAAAAAGTGCATTCAAAGATAGGGGTAAGCTATTTTAAGAGATCAGTGAACATCAGTGAAAAAAGGTCACCCGTTTCatcacaaaatgaacattgagAAAGATCAAAGTGAAACCCCTCAGATAATCAGCAACAGGTGGTGTATTTGTGATCATCTTAAAAATCagcctcttttctcttttcagttGTATCAATTCTTATCATCAGCTCACATTATCCTTCACCtttaaaacctgcattaattgtGTGTTATGAATGTCATTTATGACATTTGTATTTAAAGAGTAGGCTATTTAAAGTTGAAATTGTACCAGAAActcctttttgttgttgttgttgtttttctaagAATGTTTTAAGAGGTGTTTCTGGAGCTGTTTCACCACCATACACAAATTCcatcagcagctcctccatttcctttattattattatttttaaaaaaatattctcagtTAAAGAAATGTGCTGTAGGCCTATAGAATGAATCTACATCCAAAAAGGAGCGTCAGTTCTTCAACAAAAAGGATGGATAAAGTCAAATTTGAAGACATGACaacataattaacattttacattgcCAGAGGTCTTACAGTACAGTCACATGGTCAACTGAAATATTCTGACCATTTTATTTGATCACTTTCCAGAGTAAAAGtaacaaattacaaataaattatGCTACCTAATATTATGTTGTTCTCAAAATATAACCGtgaaaaaggttttgttttataaCAGTACTTATAGTGTCCCAATTAAAAGTGTTCCAAATCAGCCCAAAACATCCTGGAATAAATACAATGATACGTTGGAGATGTTTACCTTGACTAATCCACAGAAATCAAAGCTATCATTCATGtcagttttaatcattttaaatgcattttttcattgGATAAATTCAGTGTAGTGTCTCATATGACACCTTATTGACCTGGTAATAAAGTGCTAATTACAACTTTTCAAAGCTTAATgccattttatttcatgaaCGACAGCAGaccaaaaatacttttttttgatgatggagaaattttttacttttgatgatAGAGAaacgtttatttatttatttattttttatgttggaGACgcgtttatttatttatttatttattatttctatgATGGAGAaacgtttatttatttatttatttttgatgttgGAGACacgtttatttatttatttatttattatttctatgATGGAGAAacgttttggggtttttttttgatGGCGAtgatggaattttttttttatttttttttgatgacGATGatggaaaaacttttttttagatCATGGAGAAACTTTTGCGGGAGTCGTCCATGGATGGAGTCGTCACAACGTGCGTGCGTTCGTCTTAGCGCAATGACGTCTGCTTCCCAGAATGCAGTCTGGTAAACAGACATGGACGCACCAGGTGAAGACCTCCACAGAGGCTGAGCACTGCACTCGCTCTTTCCCACCGtcttctgtctccttctcccAGTGCATCCAGCTGATTTACACCTGCCTGGTGTTACGTCTACACCCACAGCACCTAGAGGCTTGGTAAGAGTGAACTTATTGTCGATCCGGGCCGACGGCTGATGACTTCTGCCTGCTTCCTCGCTAACGCTAGTCATGGCTGGCTACAGGTTTCAGCTAGCAGACTAATGTAGTAACGGTTGTACCAGTCACAGACCCACACTGCCCTGTTTTCATGACACATCTCCTGTTTGATATAATGTGCATTTTCACACATCGTATTTACAATGAATACAGTTATTTTGTAATTTCtcttattgaaaaaaaatgttggtctTTGCTAGCTAATGGTAGTCAGCTAAGTGAGTTGTCCTGTCAAGTTGTGCACCTGGTGTTCAAAGAGTATTTAGTTTCTGAAGAAATGACATTACATGGCATCTGACATACTGTTATTTGTAGAGCCATTTAATTCAGGTTAAGCAACAGACAGTGGCTTGTTTATAGTGCAAGATAGGAGAAGAGGGGGGAGAGATAAGAGACTATATTTGTTTGGCAGAACAATGTTATAGTGTATACAATACACTCAACGCTGATATCAAAGTTATAGTCGTAGATAGATTTTTATAAGGGCTGGATGACAGTTTAACATAATCTTTTGTTGACTTTCCATGAAATTGTTTCGTGATGCTGTGATCATATTGTGTCATGGTTTTTCAAGTTTCTGTTGTCCAAATTACTCGTTTTAAGTTAATTTTCATTATAACTAAGAAATAGACTTGTTAAAGTTCTGCCTTTACATTTGTGAGGAGTTTTGTTCGATATGAGCAGTGAACAGTCGACCACAGTTGATTGTATTGAAcatcaaatgattatttttatttgatttttgcaTACATATGCTATattgtgatatactgtatatcaatatTGGAAAGATATCCTCATGGTGACATATTTTTGTTGCTAACGAAAAAAGCAATGTGTCATGAATTAAGCAATGACTATTAATCCAAATTAGTTACTTTCTGTTTTAATGGTGTTTGATAATATTCACATCGATATTGTATGACAGGTTAGGGAGCCAATTATACAAACCCCCCATTACAACAGTACTGACTGCACTGAACATGTGCAAGTAGAATTTTGTAATTATTAGTGTTATTAGTTACATCTGTGTTTGGCAAGTcaaaatgtgtgctgtgacaGAGGTCTATTGGTTATTGTTTGactacatactgtagcttcagGATAGCCAGAGTGAACTCTAACAGAGCAGGACTTAAACcagatgtttatgtgtttggGACACACTGAGTTTACCAGTGAAGACGGTCTTTGACCAGGCAGCACAACTACTTTGAAAACAGTCTATGGTCTCTTTTGGTGACATATATTATATCGAAATATTGGTCCTTTCCTTTCACccaaataataatgattaaagaaaaagtttagAGCTTTTGTTTCCTTTGAAGCGCAATTACCCATAGATTTAGACAGGTCCATGGTCGGAAGCACAACATACAGTGTTTAACAGTTGCTGTTTTTGTAtgacattattttacttttcacatGTGTACATAAAAATGGATGTTCAGAACTGGTTTACTGGCCTGTCTGAATGGAATGGAGCCatctttaatgttattagttacgcTTTAGCTTTCCCTACTACAGTAAggcaagtcaaaatgtctgctgtgagaaaggTTTGTTGTTTACACCTTAGGCGAACTGTGGGACTGAGAGGTTTCATTCTGGATATATCATATTACTTCCACGTGATGTTGGCTGCCACAGTCAGCTTTGCCCAACATAGCTTTCAGCATTTACAAGTTGTCTGGTCTTTATTTCTTATGCTTTCCATAGATGggttacaattaaaatatttagatttaaGTGCCTTGACATGACCTGGAGTCTTGGACTTGGAGACGTGCTTATTTCTCCATTATTGCCTTCTGCTGTAGTTTAATAAAAGTATAATCCAGACCTGAGAATGAAACTTCTGTCCATTCTCATGcatagggctgcagctaattattattttcattattgattaatatgcCGGTCACCTTCTGAATAAATCGattatttaataaatacttaaaaacaattttaaaaattatgtcACAGTTTCTAaaaattatgttcatttttactttaaaaattaatttattatgaatatagttgatgattatttttttgtcgaTTGACCAATCGATTAATAGACTTATctattaattgttgcagcttttctcATGCAGTTGTAACATACAACATAGCAAATATGTTGATAATGCACTTTGAATTCAGGTGAGACTCCTGATAGCTTAATTCCAAATAATATACAATTAGTTTCCACTGAATACGGCAAGTTGTGTTCACAAGTCAAAAACGTTGCATAACTTAAATTTGAGAAATTGAGTTGAGGTTGAGTTCGTTTTGGTCCTGGTTCAATTTAATAGGCTACAGCAAAAACTTTTGATGAACAACTTTTGAAGTAATATgcaaatttaaacaaaactaaactaatgtgtgtctgtgtctgtttttttccacaaaaagaaGTTATCTCATTAAACATATCCtacttctccctcattaaaaattccagaatctatgaatatgcaaatatttttaatttctaaaGTTTAACTGCTTGACACAcaatgtctcctacttcactgaaaagtccattctcagtgtttg includes these proteins:
- the thoc7 gene encoding THO complex subunit 7 homolog — protein: MGAVTDDEVIRKRLLIDGDGAGDDRRINVLLKSFTKWCNSPGSPEEGFTQYQRMLGTLAQCEFSMGKTLMVYDMNLREMENYEKIYTNIEQNITSAHEKIAECKKEIQRAKRIRKNRQEYDALAKVIQQHPDRHETLKQLEALDKELQQLSHIKENVDAKLELRKKQFHVLLSTIQELQQTLENDEKSDNDDNNQESPAENGE